One genomic segment of Drosophila melanogaster chromosome 3R includes these proteins:
- the CG7362 gene encoding uncharacterized protein: MEPKKFRLDRGPYLSQLDYQSRLQFQAPALRLPLTSIICTIGPSSSQPEVLLNLIHAGMKVVRLDFSDGTHDCHCQAIQAARKAIAMYAEETGLPRSLAIALDTKGPVINPQGVAADLNAITEQDKLDLKFGADQKVDMIFASFIRDAKALKEIRQALGACPSSEHIKIISKIESQQALANIDEIIRESDGIMVALGNMGNEIALEAVPLAQKSIVAKCNKVGKPVICANQMMNSMITKPRPTRAESSDVANAILDGCDALVLSDETAKGKYPVQCVQCMARICAKVESVLWYESIQNNLKSEVRINAADHISAVSTAIAEAATVSQAQAIVVASPCSIVSQMVSQMRPPCPIVLLTGCPHEAAQSLLFRGVYPLLVKEMVYGSVNYCRIMQSGLKILAKLDILKAGQRGTLVLVNAMSADKLTFRLFTFAQPTEAEREEERCRKLARKQRCKEMSVNKSCPNPKSSKSEISIKSDEKDGTSSKKEFPKDEEVSKCLQLENEIQQKRGEDSVMNKENENLCHNVALKCLHLKNERQAQSEAMMKQTEKLKKAEDPRKNNGTLKDSFNRKKKDDKTSKSDKKDGSSSKKDRPNHKEVWKCLQRSQDLVMAEENEYLCSKKSKECPNKDDEALKCLQLKKQRQARAEAEMKKKAELKKNNSLSHKKEDDKAPNCNKLKKQGPKKNKCRVVKISRTSEKDNYIPKKEYPRIFNIEKAQPKTVVKHSKELAKSCDIVLENCKTVKRKNCKTVKLEKCKTVKLENCKITKLKKCKTIKLENCKQPRRVRQRTNLTKKA; encoded by the exons ATG GAACCCAAGAAGTTTCGGCTAGACCGTGGACCCTACCTTTCCCAGCTGGACTACCAATCTCGTCTGCAGTTCCAAGCACCAGCTCTGAGGTTACCCCTTACCAGCATTATATGCACCATTGGACCCTCATCCAGCCAGCCCGAGGTTCTTCTTAATCTCATTCACGCTGGGATGAAGGTGGTCCGATTGGACTTCTCCGACGGCACCCACGATTGCCATTGCCAGGCTATCCAGGCGGCTCGTAAAGCCATCGCCATGTATGCGGAGGAAACGGGTCTTCCCAGGAGCTTGGCCATTGCCCTGGACACCAAGGGTCCGGTAATCAATCCACAGGGTGTAGCTGCTGATTTAAACGCCATAACCGAACAAGACAAACTGGATCTCAAGTTTGGAGCGGATCAAAAGGTTGACATGATCTTCGCATCGTTCATCCGCGATGCCAAAGCTTTGAAAGAAATTCGCCAGGCACTGGGTGCCTGTCCATCAAGTGAGCACATAAAGATCATTTCCAAGATCGAAAGTCAACAGGCTCTGGCGAACATAGATGAGATAATCCGCGAATCCGATGGCATAATGGTGGCCCTTGGGAATATGGGCAACGAAATAGCACTGGAGGCTGTACCGCTGGCCCAGAAATCGATTGTGGCCAAGTGCAACAAGGTTGGAAAGCCTGTGATCTGTGCCAATCAAATGATGAATTCGATGATAACCAAGCCACGTCCCACTCGCGCCGAATCCTCTGATGTGGCAAACGCAATCTTGGATGGTTGTGATGCCCTTGTGTTGTCAGATGAAACGGCCAAGGGTAAGTACCCGGTGCAATGTGTGCAGTGCATGGCCAGAATATGCGCCAAAGTCGAGTCGGTTTTATGGTACGAGAGCATTCAGAACAACCTCAAGAGCGAAGTCCGGATCAACGCCGCCGATCACATCTCGGCGGTAAGCACGGCAATTGCAGAAGCGGCAACGGTGAGTCAGGCTCAGGCAATAGTGGTGGCCAGTCCGTGCTCCATTGTGTCCCAGATGGTCAGTCAAATGAGGCCGCCGTGTCCTATCGTGTTGCTCACAGGCTGCCCACATGAGGCCGCTCAATCCTTGCTTTTTCGTGGCGTTTATCCACTCCTTGTCAAGGAAATGGTTTATGGCAGCGTAAACTACTGTCGCATCATGCAATCGGGCTTAAAGATATTGGCCAAGTTGGACATCCTGAAGGCAGGCCAAAGGGGAACTTTGGTGCTGGTCAATGCCATGTCGGCAGACAAGCTCACCTTCAGGCTGTTCACTTTTGCACAGCCAACTGAGGCAGAGCGAGAAGAAGAACGCTGCCGAAAGTTGGCCAGGAAGCAGCGATGCAAGGAAATGTCTGTAAATAAATCCTGTCCAAATCCAAAGAGCAGTAAGTCTGAAATATCTATAAAGTCCGATGAAAAAGATGGTACCAGTTCAAAGAAAGAATTTCCTAAGGACGAAGAAGTTTCGAAATGTTTACAActagaaaatgaaattcagCAGAAACGGGGTGAAGATTCTGTAATGaacaaagaaaatgaaaatctctGCCACAACGTGGCATTGAAGTGCTTACATTTGAAGAATGAAAGACAAGCTCAATCGGAAGCTATGATGAAACAGAcggaaaaacttaaaaaagcGGAAGATCCTAGAAAAAACAATGGGACCCTTAAGGATAGTTTTAACCGTAAGAAAAAAGACGATAAAACCTCGAAGTCCGATAAAAAGGATGGTTCCAGCTCAAAGAAAGATCGTCCTAACCACAAGGAAGTCTGGAAATGTTTACAGCGGAGTCAAGATTTGGTAATGGCAGAAGAAAATGAATATCTCTGttcaaaaaaatcaaaagaatgTCCCAATAAGGACGACGAGGCCTTGAAGTGCTTACAGCTGAAAAAACAAAGACAAGCTCGAGCGGAAGCTGAGATGAAAAAGAAGGcagaactaaaaaaaaataatagtttAAGCCATAAGAAAGAAGACGATAAAGCACCAAACTGcaacaaacttaaaaaacAAGGCCCAAAGAAGAATAAGTGCAGAGTAGTCAAAATTTCGAGGACATCCGAAAAGGATAATTATATTCCGAAGAAAGAATATCCTAGGATCTTCAATATAGAAAAGGCTCAGCCAAAAACTGTGGTCAAACACAGTAAAGAGTTGGCAAAGTCCTGCGATATTGTACTCGAAAACTGCAAGACCGTAAAACGCAAAAACTGCAAGACTGtaaaattagaaaaatgtAAGACAGTAAAACTTGAAAACtgcaaaataacaaaacttaAGAAGTGCAAAACGATCAAGCTCGAAAATTGTAAGCAGCCGCGAAGAGTTAGGCAAAGAACTAATCTTACTAAAAAGGCGTGA